Sequence from the Streptomyces sp. NBC_00358 genome:
CGTGTCCGCGGAGGTCACCGTCACCTTGACGTCGTAGAAACCCTGTTCGGCGTCGTCCGCCGCGGTGAGGGCGATCCGCTGGGCGCCGTCGGTCACCGTGCCCTCCGCGGGCGAGGCCGTCACGCCCGCGGGCACGTCCACGTGAAAGCGCACCTCCGGCCCGGCGCCGCCACCGAGGGTCAGGGCGCGGATGTCGAGCGCGGTGCTTGCGCCGGGGGCGAGCGTCGCGGCGGTCGGGCCCACCCCGATCTGGTACGGCTGCTCGCCGGTGCGGAAGGAGGGCGGCGCGTCCTTCTCGGCGCTGCCCCAGGTCGTGTCGGGCGCGGCGGACAGCGTGTAGTCGAGCGTGCCGCCGTCACGGACGAAGGAGGCGGGGAGCCAAGGCCGTTCACTGGTACGGCCGTCGACCCTCAGCGACTGGACGTAGGGGGCGTCCGCCGCCGCGCCCCGGGCCCGGATCGCGATGTCGGCGCCGCCGGGGCGCTCGATCTCGATCCTGGGGAACAGCGGCGAGGCCAGGGTGAGTTCGGCGCGCGAGGGCACCTGGGGGTACATGCCGAGCGCGGAGAAGACGTACCAGGACGACATCTCACCGAGGTCGTCGTTGCCGGGGATGCCGCCCGGCTGCGTCGACCACAGCCCGCTCATCGCCGCACGGACGGTCTCCTGCGCCTTGTAGGGCGCGCCCGCGTAGTCGTACAGGTAAGGCACGTTGACCGAAGGCTCGTTGTCCAGTTCGGACTTGTCTCCGCCGCTGCCGGTGAACGCCCAGCCGCCGTCCGCGTCGTGGAAGAACGTGTCGAGGCGGTCGAGGGCCTTCGCGCGACCGCCCATGGCGGCGAAGAGGCCGGCGGGGTCGTGCTGCACCATCCAGGTGTACTGGGCGGCCGTGCCCTCCACGAAACCGTTGCCGGTCGAAGGGGTGAAGCCGGTGACCCAGCTCCCGTCGGCCTTGCGGTTGGCGATGTAGCCGCCGCCGGGGTCGGCCGCGATGTTGAAGTTGTTCTGCCAGTACTGGGAGCGCTCGGCGAAGTCGGCCGCCGTCCTCTTCTCCCCCGCCGCCTTGGCCAGTTGGGAGATCGCGAAGTCGGCGCCGGACATCTCCAGGGTCTCGGCGGCGCCGCCCCAGGCGTTGGACACGGACGGCATGTAGTGGTGTTCGAGGTACTTGTCGAGCGAGGGGCGCTGTCCGGCCGAGAGCAGCGGTTTGCCCGCCGGGGACAGGTCCTGCTCGGTCGGTACGGTCGCGGCCTTCACCAGGGAGCCGAGCGCGCCGCGCAGGTCGAAGTCCGTGCCGCCGAAGGCGCGGATGCCCGCGAGGGCGGGGGCCGACGGATCGCCGTTCATGACGTGCGTGCCGCTCGCGCCGTGCAGCCAGCGGTCCCAGACTCCCCCGTTCTGCCGGGCGAGTTCGAGCAGCGACTGTGCGATGTCGGAGCCGGTGTCCGGGTCGAGGAGGGTAAGCAGCTGAACCTGGGAGCGGTAGACGTCCCAGCCGGAGAAGGTGCCGTACTGCGCTTCGTGGCCCCGGCCCACGGTGTGCACCTTGTCGTCGGCGCCGCGGTATCTGCGGTCGGCGTCACTGATGACGTTCGGGTGCAGGAGGGCGTGGTAGAGCGCGGTGTAGAAGGTCGTGCGGTCGGTGTCGGTGCCGCCGCCGACACCGATCGCACGGAGCCGCTCGCGCCAGGCACGGTGGGCGGCGCGCTGGACGGAGGCGAAGGAGCGGGAAGGCGGGTTCTCGGCCGCGAGGTTGGCGGCGGCGCCCTCCTGACTGACGTACGAGATACCGACCTTGACGTTCACCGGGTCGGTGCCGGGCGCGAACTCCACATAGCCGCCGGCCCCCTTGCCCGCGACGGGACGGCCGCCCTGCGCGAAGCCTCCGGTGCCGCCGCTCGCCTCGGTGGCCCCCGGGCTCAGCCGGTCGTCCTGCCAGGTGCCGGTGGTCTTGAAGTCGCGGTCGAAGCGTGCGGTGAAGTACAGCGTGTAGTAGGGGCGTTGGCCCTCGGGGTCGAGGTAGCCGCAGAAGTTCCCCGAGGTGACCGAGCCGGAGACCGTGCGGGTCCCGGGGTCGATGCGCACGGTCGAGTCGGTGGACCCGACCTCGGAGTTGGCGGTGCGGATCAGCAGCGAGGCGGGCTTGTCGGCCGGGAAGGTGAAGCGGCCCGAGCCGGTGCGCGCCGTCGCCGTGAGGTCGGCGGTGACACCGGAGGAGAGGCCGACCCGGTAGTGACCGGGCTCGGCCCGCTCGTCGGCGTGCGTGAAGCCGGACGCGTAGACGGCGTCCTTGGTGTCGCTCGCCGGGGAGGAGGTGACCTCACCCGCGTACGGGAAGAACGGGATGTCGCCACTGCCGCCCGCGCATCCCGTTCCGGACATGTGGGTGAGGCTGAAGCCCCGGACGCGTGTGGCGTCGTACTGGTAACCGCCGGGCGCGGCCGTGCGGGTGGCGTCCCCGCGGGTGTTCTCCGGGCTCCAGGAGAGCATGCCGAAGGGGGTGACGGCGCCCGGGAAGACATTGCCGCCGTTCTTGGTGCCGATGAGCGGGTCGACGTACGCGGTGGGGTCCTTGACGAGTTCCGGCGGACCCGACGGGGGTGCGGCGAGCGCCGGAGTGGCGCCGGCCACCGTCAGGGCGACGGCGAGCAGGACGGATGACGGACGGAAACGCATGACGCGGCCCCTCCTCCTTCGGACGGGTCGCGCACCACAGGTCGCACAAGCCGCAGGGACAGTAACGTGCGCCACGGGTACCACGGAAGACCGCCTGCGCCACCGGGACGCGCCCGGCACTCACGCCTATGGCGCCCGGGCGGACCTGCCCGTGCCCCCACCTCGTCCGCACCACCGGAAACGCCCCGGAACGCGAGGGAACGCACCCGTCGCCCGCGCGACGGGGCCGCCCGGCGTTCCGGCTCGGCGGCCCGGTCCGGCACGGCGGCGGGGCACGGCGGCTCGATGGGTAGCACGGCCGGCAGTCCGGTCCGGGTCGAGGTCGGCCGCCAACTGTCTTGACATCGTTGTCCGTTGAGGCGATAGAGTCGGACGCAGACCGTTCGACAACGTTGTCGTGCACGATGGTCGCCACAGGCCGAACCATCCCGGGCGGGGCCTCCCCCGCCCCGTCCGGGCTCGCGGACCGGGCGGGTCCGAACCCACCCACCCGGTCCGCCCCGAGCGTTCCCCGTTCAACCGACCCGGCAGGGCAGGGCCGTCGACGGATCGTCGCCCGAGCCCGAGACGACGTACCCGAAGGTGGTCGTGCCGCCTGGACTCAGTGAGCCGTTCCAGTCGACGTTGTGCACCATCACGTCCTGCCCGCTGTAGGTCGCGTTGCCGTTCCACAGACTGGCGACCGACTGACCGCCCGGCAGCGTCCAGTCGACCATCCAGCCGAGCATCGGCACGGCGCCGGTGTTGGTGACGGTCACCTCGGACTGGTAGCCGCCGGGCCAACTGTTGGTGGTCCTGCGGGTCGCCGAGCAGATGCCGGGGGGCGGTTCGGTCGGGTTGCCGGGATCATGGATGCCCGTGACCTCGCCGTTCCCGCCGTCGAAGACGACGTCGGAGCAGGAGTAGAAGGTCTCCGTGCTGTCGGAGCGCTGCCAGACCATGTAGATGATGTGGCGGCCGGACTTGCCCTCCGGCAGCTTGCCGCTCCAGGAGTAGTTGGCCTCGACCGTGCCCGGAGTGCCGTTGAGCGGCGGGTGGTCGACTGTGAGGAACGGCTGGTCCTCCATGGCGTCCCAGGTGAGCGGCCGGGTCGGGTCGAAGCCGTCCTTGGTGATGTAGACGTAGAACCAACCGGGGTGCGCCGCCCAGGCGTTGTACGCGAAGTCGACGGTCGCGCCCGCGGTGAGGTGGGTCAACGGCCAGTCGGAGCGCGGCAGATCGAAGCCCGTGAAGTTGGGGTTGCCGCCGCTGCACAACTGGCCGTCCGGCACGAATCCCCGGGTGCGCCCGGCGCCGTCCGAGCGCAGCACCGAGAACCAGTTGTAGAACGGCGTGGTCCCACCGACCTGTTGCGCCGCCTTGCAGGCCGGGTTCACCGGCTTGATCTCGCCGGTGTCGGTCAGGCCGTCCTGCCAGCACAGGAACGTACGGCTGCCGGGCTTCATGGGGGTGCCGTGCGCCTCCGCCCGGCCGCCGGTCACGACGATCAGGGCGAGGGCCGGAAGCATGGCCAGCAGGGCGAGCAGTACGAGGAAGGGGGCGGGGGCCGGGTGGCGGCGTCCCGGGAGCCGTAATCGGGGGAACGGCCGACGCGGCCCCGTCGAGGGCGGTTTTGTTAAGTACATGACAATCTGCTCCTTCGCCGGGGTCGTGCGGGATCGGGGCGAGGTGGGAGCGGTACCGGGGGCGGGTTCCGGTCCGCCCTTGTGGGAGCGCTCCCACCTCATGGGGAAATTAGCGCGCATACGAAACCCTGTAAACGTCTGGCGCACGGCGCGCGCCCGTGGCCCCACCCAGCACGTCACGGGTACGGCCCTGGCGCGGGACCGCGTTCCCGGAACCTCGCGGGCTCCCACGCCCTCTAGTTGGGAAAACGGCGCGTGCCAACGGGAGCGCGGGAGGAGGTGGGCCGATGCGGGACTCCGGGGGTGACGGGAGTCGCCGGAGCGGCGGGCTGCGCACGGGACGCTGCGCGCGCACCGGCCGCTTTGGCCGCACCGGCCGCTTTGGCCGCGGTGGCCGCGGTAGCCCCGGTGGCCCCGGTGGCCCCGGTGGCCCCGGGGTGCGTACCGGACGCGGCGGACCCGGCGGTGGCCTCGGCCGCGCCCTGTCGGCGGCCGCGTTCGCGAACCTGCTGATCGGAGGGGTCGGGATCGTTCCCGGCCTGTGCGTGCGGTGGCTGCTGACCCGCTTCCCGTCCGTCCACTGCGACGGCCCCTTCGGCTGCCACCGGGAGACATCCGACAACGCCCTGGGCCTGATCGCCGGCGCGGTGCTGGGCGGCGGCTTCGTCCTCGGCATGGTGCTGGTGGTGGACATCCTGATGCCCTACCAGGAGGGCCGCCCGATGGGCCCCTGGCTCAGCATGACCGCCCTCGTCCCGGCACCGCTCCTGCTGGGGCAGGCGGTGGGGTGGTTCTGAGGCGGGTCGGGGCCGGGGGTCCGGCCCCTGGGTCCGCACGGGGGTCCGCCCCGGGGCCGGGCCGTCGAGCCCGTGGGCCGTCGGCCGGGT
This genomic interval carries:
- a CDS encoding GH92 family glycosyl hydrolase; protein product: MRFRPSSVLLAVALTVAGATPALAAPPSGPPELVKDPTAYVDPLIGTKNGGNVFPGAVTPFGMLSWSPENTRGDATRTAAPGGYQYDATRVRGFSLTHMSGTGCAGGSGDIPFFPYAGEVTSSPASDTKDAVYASGFTHADERAEPGHYRVGLSSGVTADLTATARTGSGRFTFPADKPASLLIRTANSEVGSTDSTVRIDPGTRTVSGSVTSGNFCGYLDPEGQRPYYTLYFTARFDRDFKTTGTWQDDRLSPGATEASGGTGGFAQGGRPVAGKGAGGYVEFAPGTDPVNVKVGISYVSQEGAAANLAAENPPSRSFASVQRAAHRAWRERLRAIGVGGGTDTDRTTFYTALYHALLHPNVISDADRRYRGADDKVHTVGRGHEAQYGTFSGWDVYRSQVQLLTLLDPDTGSDIAQSLLELARQNGGVWDRWLHGASGTHVMNGDPSAPALAGIRAFGGTDFDLRGALGSLVKAATVPTEQDLSPAGKPLLSAGQRPSLDKYLEHHYMPSVSNAWGGAAETLEMSGADFAISQLAKAAGEKRTAADFAERSQYWQNNFNIAADPGGGYIANRKADGSWVTGFTPSTGNGFVEGTAAQYTWMVQHDPAGLFAAMGGRAKALDRLDTFFHDADGGWAFTGSGGDKSELDNEPSVNVPYLYDYAGAPYKAQETVRAAMSGLWSTQPGGIPGNDDLGEMSSWYVFSALGMYPQVPSRAELTLASPLFPRIEIERPGGADIAIRARGAAADAPYVQSLRVDGRTSERPWLPASFVRDGGTLDYTLSAAPDTTWGSAEKDAPPSFRTGEQPYQIGVGPTAATLAPGASTALDIRALTLGGGAGPEVRFHVDVPAGVTASPAEGTVTDGAQRIALTAADDAEQGFYDVKVTVTSADTSYAQPVALTVAAPGSLLAAYDNTGVSDDTGDHSEADYDGGGWSYSRQALADAGLTPGGRGTVDGLAYTWPKSPSGRPDNASATSQSIELSDPASRLSFIGSAVNGNQETRATVTYTDGGTDSVDLSFTDWTVGGGGGTVQYGNETIAKAAYRNVAGADKDPVATYVFATKPFTAPAGRTIRSVTLPDDADLHVFTLAVSP
- a CDS encoding lytic polysaccharide monooxygenase auxiliary activity family 9 protein → MYLTKPPSTGPRRPFPRLRLPGRRHPAPAPFLVLLALLAMLPALALIVVTGGRAEAHGTPMKPGSRTFLCWQDGLTDTGEIKPVNPACKAAQQVGGTTPFYNWFSVLRSDGAGRTRGFVPDGQLCSGGNPNFTGFDLPRSDWPLTHLTAGATVDFAYNAWAAHPGWFYVYITKDGFDPTRPLTWDAMEDQPFLTVDHPPLNGTPGTVEANYSWSGKLPEGKSGRHIIYMVWQRSDSTETFYSCSDVVFDGGNGEVTGIHDPGNPTEPPPGICSATRRTTNSWPGGYQSEVTVTNTGAVPMLGWMVDWTLPGGQSVASLWNGNATYSGQDVMVHNVDWNGSLSPGGTTTFGYVVSGSGDDPSTALPCRVG